The sequence below is a genomic window from Prinia subflava isolate CZ2003 ecotype Zambia chromosome 11, Cam_Psub_1.2, whole genome shotgun sequence.
CTTCTATATCTCACACACTGGTGAAAGAGTGATCCCAAAGGATCACAGGAAAGACAGACTTCTGGATATATTTGATCCAGCTTCTGGATCTTCATTCATCTCTCTGCGCTGATGAATATTGATTTATACAAAATAaatcagctgcagcacagcagtctGCCACAGAATATCCACTATAATGGCATCACTCAGCATATACAGGGGAGGATCAAGGACAACAGTGTAAGGACTCAAGTGCCTAAGTGATTGGGAATTCTGGGACTTTATTCATTTTATCTTCTCTGCATTTTCGCAAAAATCTAAGATCAAGTGTTTATACAATTGCCAAACAACTTATTTCTGCAGTCAAAATTTTTCTAGGCTGGGAAAACCATGTGCTCCTGCAGTTTGGGGTTACACTCCCCTTTGGCCTTCTCCACAATGAAAATAACACAGCTTCACCTAACCCACACAGCTGGGCTCAGTTCTCAGTGCACTCACCTGCTGAGAAGGCCAAGAAGGCCTCTCGGGTCACAAAATTTCCACCCTTGTCCAAGAAATGGCCAGGGTTGAACTGGTGAGGTGTCTCCCAATAGGCAGGGTCAAAAAGAGCAGAGTCTACATTTGCCATAATCAGAGTGCCCTGAAAGGAAGATGCAGTTGGCACAGTTCTGTCTCTCACACATCAAGAGGAAAACAACACAAGCAGATTCCAGCTATAATCCTGcacatggaaaggcagcagaaatgaAAGACTACATAATTAGGGGGAAAACAATAATCTCAAGGGTTCTGAGGAgctttttctcaaaaaataaatatgcaaagaaACTTCAGTGTTTTGGGTTCAGGGATTTCCCAGCTGTACAGCTTCATGTCTCTTTTTCCAGTCTGTTAGCAAATGCCATAGAATGTGTGGTCTGCAGCTCCTTTTAGCACCTTACCCTAAATCTACTGAAATGATCTTcctgtcctgagctggaggggAAAGAGTTTAATGGTAAAACTTTACTCGTGGCCAAAGATCACACTGGAATGGAAGGGATATCTGTACCTTTGGAACATGATAGCCCAAAACAGTGGTATccttcacagcttctctgggaagtGTGATTAAAACGATGCTGCTGAAGCGGAGGATCTCGTGCACCACAGCGTTGGTGTACGGCAGCTTCTTCCGATCCTCGTAGCAGATGAGGTGGGAGGGACTCAGAACAGCATCCAGCTCCTTCTGGACtttgtctaaaaaaaattataagatATATAGATGTCTAATATAGATATAACACTGTTCTGCATAAAACAGagctttcatttcctttttggAGTATAATGGTGATAGAAAAGTtacaatatataaataatttatatttaccATATCATAAAGTGTAAATGCATTTATACAACCAGTTGGTTATGATTTTACTACACTCTGTTTCCTAGTTGATAGGTTCTATAGTCAGACCCTCTCTCCACAAGCCAAACAGATTTATGGACCATTATATTtaaaggagagggagaaaactgTAAGTATAACAAGCCCTTCTTATTAAGAGATCAGTCCAGTTAAGCTGTTGATTTTACTCCAGGTAAACACAGACTCACAGCACACTAATGAGGGTGTTGCAAGCAAGCCATCACATCAAGCTGATACATGTCAAGTGCTGTGAACTGAAACAGTATCATATTACTAAACCATTCCCAAGTGTTAATCTCTTTGGGCTGCTATCTAAGCTTCAGTAACTAACACATATTATATAGTCTCAGATGATGTGGGGTTAGATTTCATACTTAAAATTTAGGCTAGTAGGCTAAGAGACTTTTCCTTATAATTTATCAACATTTGAAATGCATGTGTTTCCACAGGGCTCTGTTCTTCTAGCATTTTAGCACCACAAGCATGAAAAGAATTTCTAGCCCTCAGCCTGGGAGTCAAGAACATGTACTTGGCTTAGTAATTCATCGCCTCTGAAAACCCTCTACCAAACCACCCAAAAAATTTGAAACTAGTGTGCAACTATGCTTTTGTCCAGAATTTCTGGATCATCTTTTTGTCTTCCCGTTATTGTCTTCTTTCTCTGTTTACATTAGAATACATATTAGaataaatatatctattttAAGAAATTCAACTGATGTCTCAGTTAATGAACTCAAGTAATATAACCTTATTACACATTCTGGATACCAGAAAAGCATCAGTTTTCCCTAACCCAAACTCTTATTTCACCTTGTGTTTTTTTCAGCCTGTATCTTCCATTATATGCTTACAGTGCTGAAATAGTCTGACAAAAATCAAGACACAGTAAAGTACCAGAAGCTGGATAtccctgaaattattttaaaatctctggATTTGTTTTACTATATTGACTTATTAAAAGCAAAGCTCAGAagttatctttaaaaaatagcttggtattaaaaaaccccttgatcttagtttaaaaaaaagtataacAGAAAATTACTGTACTTGAATCATATCCATGCTTGTGTGTAAACTCACCTTGGATGTCAGGATAAATCAACATATAGAGCAGAGCCCAGCGTAGAGTGGTGGCTGTGGTCTCTGAGCCACCCAGGAAAAGGTCAAAAACAGATTGCACCATGTTGTCCTCATCAAATGTTGAATTGGGGATATTTTTAGCCTACAAGTGTCAATGAGAAAGGTAAAATGAGGTATAGCTGTGTAACAACACTGAGACAGGCAGTGATCACTGTGTCTAAAGAAACAAGATTTCTAGAGCacagagaaaatacagataCTTGAGCAGAACACAGATATAGGCAAAGACTTTACTCAAATGAGTGCACTGATATTGTTAAATTACAGGTGCTGTTGAATGTGTCAGGTGTATGAGTCCTGTTATGCTGCCTTCCAAAGTGGCATATTGACTTCTGTAAACTTCcacaacagaaaaatacatttcaaggTAGTTTTAAACCACCCATGCCACTCTCAGCACATTTGCTGATTTCAGCAATCTGTCTAATATATAGTGTTATCCTTTTAAAGATTTATGGGTTTTTTCAGGGCAGAGACTGCAAACATTTTAAGATTGTCGTGATACTCATACAGCACTActaagaacaaaaataatacaacaaagcaaaaagaatcAGAATTAAGCAGCCATCTAAACACCTGCACCTTTTCAAGATCCTCCCTACTGCCCAGCCCTCACTAAGGATTCCACAGGATGATAACAAACCAATGTAAATAAGGTGAACTTCTAGAACAAGTTATTGAACTAACTATTCAAAGTCCATATTTTGAGTTTGACTGCAGTTTTTAGGCTGTActtgcagagctctgcagtaaTATTGTTGTGGAGAGACaacagcagggaaggggcagggaacCCATTTTGTCAGGCTGGATCTGTGTCAGGTTCAGCATTAATTACTCACTTTCTCTATCTGCTGCAGGTAAAAGTCAATGAAATCTTCTGGTTCTTCTATTCTGcctttttccctgtgctttttGATTTCCTGCCTTACAAAGGAACGAAcaaaatccctggaaaatcTGGCTTTTTGTAGAGGTCCTGGGAGGTGATCTGCAAACCACGGGAACAATTCACATATCTGGGGAGCAAGAGTTCAGTACAGAAGCAGTTAGTGACACTGCAGAGAAGGTTTATGATAAAGATATAACATGGACATTTTCGGTGCTAAAGTGCTGAATTAATTTCTCTGGGAAAAATCCTGTGGCatcaaaaagaaatgtttagtACATGTTGAGTACATAAACACACATTAAAACTACAAATTAGAGACAGCACAGTTTCCACCCTAGATTTTTTCCCATCCTTACTGTATAACTCCATTTGCATTTGCCCTGTTAATTCACCAAcaaaataatctatttttgCAGATAGACATAACATGTGTCAATATTAATAAATCTAATGTTAATAAACATTTATGTCTATCACCTTagcaccaaaacaaacaaaaccaacaataacaaaaaaaccacattctCTTTCATTCTCACAGAGAGTATCATCTTTTCACCTTAACAATGCTGGTATCTCCATTACAGAAAAGGTCATCATCCCAAGCACATTACCTTTACTACCACATTCTAATGAAGATTATTAACACAATGCTCATAATTGAATCATGTCAAACCCAAAGCACTGCTGGTCCAGTTCGTATTCAAGTCAGAATATTTATCAGTATTCAATAATGCAATGTTTTAATAATACACATACTGATACAATTATATTGCAATAAATAAAGAGCTCAATAATCAAATAAATTGCATATTAGTAATATTCTAATAAGCCATATATAAACTCATAAGTAATATTCTCACATAATAAGTGTGGCTGTTCCCAAAAGCCACTATACAATTGAAGGCTTGAATCAGCTGGCGGAAGGTTTTATCCTCTAGGGAGAAACGATGTCCAAAAACCACAGCACAAATCACATTGGAGACAGCGTGGACaatggggaaggaagggtcaacagcttctcctgcagacagagaaaaaCGTTCATCTCCAAAGcacttccttctcctcctttatATTCAGGAGGAAAAGGTTACATTTTATATGTTACATTTTATACATAAAGGTTACATTTTATACATAAAGGTTACATTTTATAATATGTGTCCCCTATGATATTTACTGTTACTCATAAACACCCCAAATTCACTAGGAAATGTAACAAAACTCACTCAGAAACAAGGACAGGAAAGCCTCAAATCTTTAACTCCGggccttggggtttttttatttgctttcctttttgctttctttttccttttttaatctcAACCTTGGTGTTAATCCCAAAATACAAACTGCTGAGGTCCAACTCAGCAGTACAATAATCTCAAAGGTTCTGAGGgattttttctcaaaaaaaaaaaaaaaaaaaaaaaaaaaaaaaaaaaaaaaaaaaaaaaaaaagcaaagaaacttCAGTATTTTGGGTTCAGGGATTTCCCTGCTGTATTCcttcatgtttctttttccagtctGTCAGCAAATGCCACAGAACATGGAATCTGCAGTTCTTTAGCACCTTATCCTAAATCTGCAAATCTGAGGTGTTCTCCAAATCGGATCTATTCTGTAACAGAAGTCATTTTTACCCTCAGAGTCCAGCAGGCTGTGTTGTGTCTGCCCCCAAGCACTGTGTCAATGCCATACCCTCTTTGTCTCTGAAGAACTCGACCAGGTAATGGGCCTCGGTTTGTATCCCACGCTCCATTCCTttattccccattcccagtttccGGAGAGTTCCAATCCCAAAATGCCTCTGTTGTTTCCAGATGAGACCATTTGAAACCAGGATACCTTTAGCCATCAAGAAAGAATTTTATGCCATGTTAAAGTTCACATAAATGATAAACACAGGAAGAATCATCTTCTTGTCATGCTGTCGCTCAAAGAGGAGGGACACATCAGGGCAGTGTTCTTTGAATTGAGTGTTGTTAGAGGCAGAGAAAACATCTTGAATAAGATATTCCCATCCCTGCAAAAATCCCACTTGAACCTCTGGACTCACACACCTGCCTTCCAAACCTATCCTATTTTTTCTGAAGCATCTGTCTCTGGTCTTTGAAGGATCCTGTCCTACCACGATCTTTATAGCAAATATCGAGTTCTTATCCTGGAAAtgttccctttttcccctgGAAAGGCAATGAAGCCAGGGCAAGAACCACCCAGCCAAGATGAGAAGGAAAGACAGGCTTTAGCCAATCTGCAAGCAGCTTCTCAGGATCAAGAGTTCCTGTGGGACAGAAAGgaatcccaggctgctctgctgtgactcTGTGTTCCAGCACAGACCACCCAGCATGAGCCATTTAATCTGCTTGGTGAGGAAATTCCCTCCACCagtccagcctgtgctccccagggaaaGCCAACTTGCTCCCCAAGAATACAGACTGGAGTAACTCTCCCTTGTTCCTTCTGCTGTCCTGGGAACTAGAGACAGGCACGTGGTATTTGTGTTGCAGAGTCACAAACTTGCAGCTGTTTGTTAAAGCTGTCCCTGCTACAAATTGTGAGTTTTAGAGCACTTGTCACAGCCCAGCTACTTTTCTCCATAGCACCCAGATAAAAAGTGGCAACACAGATCCTTCCAAATGGACTGAAATGGCCCCAGACTTGATCATCTAATCATTGCTGGTTTTTCTCTACTTACATTAGCTGGTATTACAAATTAAAGCTTTCCAGACTGCAGTTCACATGAAACAAATTCTGATTGAGGGTAAAGGCATCTGCTGTAGATTCTCTGGATAAGAGGCTGATGGAAACAAGttcaattatttctgttttaaacacaTCACTGTCTTTATTCTCCATCCACTGTGATTCAGCAGTGTTTGTGATAGCACAATACAATGCTTTGAACACTCTGGCTAATAAATTTAAAGCTCCATTGACTTTCCTGTGACTTTGTACTTTGGAACAAGACTAGATCAAAGTTCTGCATATGCTTTCCTTACAGCAGCctttgctgtaaacaaaaagCTGGAAGCATAAAGATTTACTTTAGTCTCAGCTtgcagaggaggaggctgcaggttCAGGATTATTTCAAATCAGGACACAAAGAAATCACTAAGAATGGACAAACAAGACCATGGTGCTCTGATAAGATTCTTAAATACATGTGTTACAGTGGGATTTGGAGACCACTTGGGATGATGTTTCAGAATTACGTGGTTCACCttgaacagacagaaaaaaatcagcttggAATGAAGGGTTTTTCAGTAAGAAAAACATGAGAGGAGACAAAGAAAGTCAAGGATGAAGTCCTTCCACAGACAAGAACATCTTACCCTTTCCATCTGCCATCCTGTTGAAAATAAAGGTCTGCAGGCGCCCTGAGACATCCTCTGAGTTGTTGGTGAGACCGTTTTTCACAGCTTGGAACCCATAGAGCACCACCATGGGTCTGTGACCCATCCACAGCGTGCAGATGTTGCCATAGGTTTTTGCCAGCTGCAGGTAAGAtcagtgccaaaaaaaaaaccatgagAGAAACATGAATGAACAGGCACACCTGATGGgctgctctcctcctgcacaaTGTTACTCAGGGGATCAGGAGGTGAAAAGGGACAGTGGTGGGGGTGCTTTCCACAGGAAGGGTCTGGGCTTTCTCTGGGAACACACCACCCACAGAAATGTGAGCAGTGAAAGAATAAATAGTCCTTTTCTAGAACTCAGCCTGGGTTACCTTTGCAATAGCAACCACAAGGCAAGTGCCCTTGAGTGTTTATGGATCTGTACAAggttttctgtgaaatttcaCCTGCCCATtcttggttacatttttcaactcCATATTTCATTCCCTGAGACAATAACCAGAATTTCTTGAAATTATGAATTCCAGGTGTAAACCCCCTTCTAACACTGCAGATTTCACATTTCAGTGGCAGGAACTGTTCCCATCTTATACTGAAATAGACTCAACTGAGACATCTACGCATAGATCCCATCTCTGGGTAGTGATGGGGACGGCTCTCAGGCGATGCTGTGGGTATTCTGCAAGGACAGAGTCCCTGACACTAGACCAAGCACCAGTACAGATCTGTCCTCTCACAGTCATTAACATGTACCCATCAGAAAATTTTAGCATCGCAGTCTTTTAAGCTCccttcagctgcagccaggtACTCTCCGACCTGCAAGTTGCACTTAGCACATAGTAAAAGAGCAATTTGAAAAATACCTTGGGTTCTCTTGTGACATTTTGGCTCAGTGCAGGATGTTGAAAACTGAAAGAATCTGTATTAACAGGCTTAGCATGGACCTAATTCTTCCCATCAATTCTTTCCTTTCACCATCATTTACATCTTTAGTTTATCTGCAAAGAGCACACCCCAGACTGGACTTCAGAGAAACAAAGGATTTGGCTGCATGCGGTATACAATCTTGTTTCCATTACATGACAGCAGAAGATATGCTGGTGTGCTTTTCACATCTTCTGAACTCAAGACACCTAGTTTTAAATGATTTTCAATGTATGCCTGTTATGGGAAATCTGAGAATCACTCTTTTCTTTCAAGGCCAAAGATTCTcttaaaaacagaaatcttTTCTGAGGCAAAATTACTATGTTCAGTTCCGTTTAGGTTGCACACATATctaattttatataaattagaCTGTCTGCAGGTTTTCAGCTCAACTTATTTAAGCACTTCCATAATTCACCTTCTCTCAGGGTTCTCCCTTTTACAACATCAGCCTATCAACAACCATCAccatttttatatgttttgcCTCAATAGCTCTTGAATTCACATCTGCAAATACATACCTTTTTCAGGCTCCTGTGATCAGCTCTAAAGTTTATCCACCAGACACTTCCAATGATGGGAAATGGGATTGGTCCAGGAGGAAATCCACGACTCTTCCATTGCAAATTCAAGAACTGTGCActcagaagaaacaaaaccagggCTATGAGAATTACACTTA
It includes:
- the LOC134556131 gene encoding cytochrome P450 2J4-like; translated protein: MMISVILIALVLFLLSAQFLNLQWKSRGFPPGPIPFPIIGSVWWINFRADHRSLKKLAKTYGNICTLWMGHRPMVVLYGFQAVKNGLTNNSEDVSGRLQTFIFNRMADGKGILVSNGLIWKQQRHFGIGTLRKLGMGNKGMERGIQTEAHYLVEFFRDKEGEAVDPSFPIVHAVSNVICAVVFGHRFSLEDKTFRQLIQAFNCIVAFGNSHTYYICELFPWFADHLPGPLQKARFSRDFVRSFVRQEIKKHREKGRIEEPEDFIDFYLQQIEKAKNIPNSTFDEDNMVQSVFDLFLGGSETTATTLRWALLYMLIYPDIQDKVQKELDAVLSPSHLICYEDRKKLPYTNAVVHEILRFSSIVLITLPREAVKDTTVLGYHVPKGTLIMANVDSALFDPAYWETPHQFNPGHFLDKGGNFVTREAFLAFSAGHRVCLGETMAKMELFIIFCSLLQKFKFTVPEGVKEINTDFIFGSTMKPHPYKLCAVPR